The proteins below come from a single Candidatus Hydrogenedentota bacterium genomic window:
- a CDS encoding TraR/DksA family transcriptional regulator encodes MNKTDLKKFEKMLLEERERLLRSIRNIEETTRNESGRDNGGDLASFAEKGTDSFELDTALNIASNASERLMEINEALLRIKNGTFGVCEGSGKPIPKKRLEVFPAARYTVEYQEELEREQTNQR; translated from the coding sequence ATGAACAAGACGGACCTGAAGAAGTTTGAGAAGATGCTCCTGGAAGAACGCGAGCGCCTGTTGCGAAGCATTCGCAACATCGAAGAAACCACCCGAAACGAGTCCGGGCGCGACAACGGCGGGGATCTTGCCAGTTTCGCCGAGAAGGGGACCGACAGTTTCGAGTTGGACACCGCGCTAAACATTGCCAGCAACGCCTCGGAGCGCCTCATGGAGATCAACGAGGCCCTTCTACGCATCAAGAACGGCACCTTCGGCGTCTGCGAGGGAAGCGGCAAACCCATCCCCAAGAAGCGTCTGGAGGTTTTCCCGGCCGCCCGCTACACCGTGGAATATCAGGAAGAACTCGAGCGGGAGCAAACCAACCAGCGGTAG